The Carassius auratus strain Wakin unplaced genomic scaffold, ASM336829v1 scaf_tig00215947, whole genome shotgun sequence genome includes a region encoding these proteins:
- the LOC113096491 gene encoding 5-hydroxytryptamine receptor 1B-like, giving the protein MSAGMERSGHFKPTPGHFEVLNSSTCTNVTLTPKTGEKQESFAFQVTLASVLGLITLATILSNAFVIATISQSRKLQTPANFLIASLAVTDLLVSVLVMPICVLYTVTHVWSLGQVICDIWLSSDITCCTASILHLCVIALDRYWAITDAVEYANKRTKARAAGMVATAWIIAISISLPPFFWRQVKAGELTTCSVNTDHIFYTIYSTFGAFYIPTLLLIALYGRIYVEARKRILKQSPKKAGKRLTSAHLSTNSPASVASTSPLNCGRQELYSDSGSLGSDNQIRVTVSDSLLEKKRISAARERKATKTLGVILGAYIVCWLPFFIYTLLVPLCPSCFCAELFDFFNWLGYVNSLINPIIYTMSNEDFKKAFHKLIRFRCCRR; this is encoded by the coding sequence aTGTCTGCTGGGATGGAGCGCAGCGGTCACTTCAAACCAACACCTGGCCATTTCGAGGTTTTGAACAGCTCGACCTGCACCAATGTGACTTTAACACCTAAAACGGGCGAAAAACAGGAAAGTTTCGCGTTCCAAGTCACCTTAGCGTCAGTTCTGGGTCTCATCACTCTTGCGACGATATTAAGCAATGCGTTTGTCATCGCCACCATCTCCCAGTCCAGAAAGCTCCAGACACCGGCGAACTTCTTGATCGCATCCCTGGCTGTCACGGACCTTCTGGTGTCGGTGCTCGTGATGCCCATTTGCGTGCTTTACACGGTCACGCATGTCTGGTCGCTTGGGCAGGTTATCTGCGACATCTGGCTGTCCTCAGATATCACCTGTTGCACAGCGTCCATTCTGCACCTCTGCGTAATCGCCTTGGATCGATACTGGGCTATAACGGACGCGGTCGAGTATGCCAACAAACGCACCAAAGCGCGCGCCGCGGGAATGGTGGCGACCGCCTGGATAATCGCCATCTCCATCTCCCTGCCGCCTTTCTTCTGGCGACAGGTGAAGGCGGGGGAGCTCACCACCTGCTCGGTCAACACGGACCACATCTTCTACACCATCTACTCCACTTTTGGGGCTTTCTACATCCCTACGCTGCTGCTCATCGCCCTGTACGGGCGGATTTACGTGGAGGCGCGGAAGCGCATTTTGAAGCAGTCGCCCAAAAAAGCGGGGAAAAGACTCACTTCGGCACATCTGAGCACTAATTCTCCCGCTTCGGTGGCTTCGACTTCTCCTTTAAATTGTGGAAGGCAAGAACTTTACTCAGACAGCGGGTCTCTGGGCAGTGACAATCAAATTCGAGTAACTGTGTCCGATTCACTTCTGGAGAAAAAGAGAATCTCGGCTGCGCGCGAGAGGAAAGCCACCAAAACCCTGGGCGTTATTTTAGGAGCCTATATTGTGTGCTGGTTGCCGTTTTTCATTTACACACTGCTGGTTCCCCTCTGTCCATCCTGCTTTTGCGCAGAACTCTTTGACTTTTTCAATTGGCTCGGCTATGTCAACTCACTGATCAATCCAATAATATACACCATGTCGAATGAGGATTTTAAAAAAGCTTTTCACAAACTCATAAGATTTAGATGTTGCAGACGATag